A genomic window from Filimonas effusa includes:
- a CDS encoding SDR family oxidoreductase: MQFRDKTVFITGASRGIGKEIALKLASEGANIVIAAKSVTEDPRLGGTIYSAAAEVEKAGGQALAVQVDIRNEEQVMAAVAQAAERFGGIDILINNASAIQLSGTEKTDPRRFDLMFDINVRGTFLMTRSCIPHLKKASNPHILTLSPPVNLQPKWLAPHVAYTLTKYNMSMMALGWADEFRNDGIASNALWPRTTIATAAVKNLLGGEELMQKSRTPAIVADAAAAILSKTNLLYTGRTWIDEEVLAAEGITSFTQYAVDPDAELFPDLFI, from the coding sequence ATGCAGTTCAGGGATAAAACCGTATTCATTACAGGCGCCAGCCGGGGCATAGGAAAAGAGATAGCATTGAAACTGGCTTCGGAGGGAGCCAATATTGTTATTGCTGCCAAGAGTGTTACAGAAGATCCGAGGCTTGGCGGAACCATTTACAGTGCAGCAGCAGAAGTAGAGAAAGCCGGCGGGCAGGCGTTGGCTGTTCAGGTAGATATCCGTAACGAAGAGCAGGTGATGGCTGCTGTAGCGCAGGCGGCTGAACGTTTTGGGGGCATCGATATCCTCATCAACAATGCTTCTGCGATACAGCTTTCCGGTACAGAAAAAACCGATCCCCGCCGTTTCGATCTTATGTTCGATATCAATGTGCGCGGAACCTTTCTTATGACGCGCTCCTGCATCCCGCATTTGAAAAAAGCTTCCAACCCTCATATTCTTACACTTTCACCGCCGGTGAACCTGCAGCCCAAATGGCTGGCCCCGCATGTGGCCTATACGCTTACCAAATACAATATGAGTATGATGGCGCTTGGCTGGGCCGATGAATTCAGGAATGATGGTATTGCCAGCAATGCGTTATGGCCCAGGACAACCATTGCTACAGCAGCGGTTAAAAACCTGCTGGGAGGTGAAGAACTGATGCAAAAAAGCCGTACTCCTGCTATTGTTGCCGATGCGGCAGCGGCCATTCTTTCGAAAACAAATCTCCTGTATACCGGCCGGACCTGGATAGATGAAGAGGTGCTGGCGGCAGAAGGTATTACCAGCTTCACACAGTATGCCGTAGACCCGGATGCAGAACTGTTTCCCGACCTGTTTATTTAA
- the gmk gene encoding guanylate kinase encodes MSVAHGKIIIITAPSGAGKTSITRYLLQKYPRLSFSISAATRQPRGAERNGVDYYFMSVEEFQDKIQEEAFIEWEMVYEGKYYGTLKSELERIWSLGKTPMLDIDVKGAIHVQQQFPDQTLSIFIEPPSVDELRKRLMSRGTETEDTLQTRVNKASYEISFKHSFDEVILNDDLDKACVATEAVIAAFLGDNLV; translated from the coding sequence ATGTCAGTAGCCCACGGCAAGATCATTATTATCACAGCCCCTTCCGGTGCAGGTAAAACATCCATCACCCGTTATTTGTTGCAGAAATATCCCCGTCTCAGTTTTTCCATTTCGGCAGCGACGCGTCAGCCGAGAGGGGCGGAGCGTAATGGTGTAGACTATTATTTCATGAGTGTAGAGGAGTTCCAGGATAAGATCCAGGAGGAGGCTTTCATTGAGTGGGAAATGGTGTATGAAGGAAAGTACTATGGCACGCTGAAATCGGAGCTGGAGCGGATCTGGAGTCTTGGCAAAACACCTATGCTTGATATTGATGTAAAGGGCGCTATTCATGTGCAGCAGCAGTTTCCCGATCAAACACTTTCCATTTTTATAGAACCCCCTTCTGTTGATGAGTTGCGCAAGCGGCTGATGAGCCGTGGCACCGAAACAGAAGACACTTTACAGACGCGGGTTAATAAAGCTTCTTACGAGATCTCTTTTAAACATTCTTTCGATGAGGTGATTCTCAATGACGATCTCGATAAAGCCTGTGTTGCTACAGAGGCGGTGATCGCGGCGTTTTTGGGTGATAACCTGGTGTAG
- a CDS encoding SRPBCC family protein gives MKIVGKILLGIVIVIVLVLLLGLFTKKEYTVERSIVINRPNQQVFDYIKFVKNHLNYNKWWRMDPNVKTTFTGTDGTPGFIAAWDSEMKEAGKGEQQITAVKEGEYTDCEIRFIKPFEGVAYTRMSTSAVTDAQTRVTWRFNGKMKYPMNIMLLFMNMDKMLGKDLEASLTSLKALLEK, from the coding sequence ATGAAAATTGTAGGCAAAATATTGCTGGGCATCGTTATTGTCATTGTCCTGGTATTGCTCCTTGGCTTGTTTACAAAGAAAGAATACACTGTAGAAAGAAGTATCGTCATCAACCGCCCCAACCAGCAGGTGTTCGACTATATCAAATTCGTCAAAAATCATCTCAACTATAACAAATGGTGGCGCATGGACCCCAACGTAAAAACTACGTTCACCGGCACCGACGGCACCCCCGGATTTATAGCGGCATGGGATAGCGAAATGAAAGAAGCCGGTAAAGGCGAACAGCAGATCACCGCCGTGAAAGAAGGAGAATATACCGATTGTGAAATAAGATTTATCAAACCTTTCGAGGGAGTGGCCTATACCAGGATGAGCACCAGCGCCGTTACAGATGCACAAACACGTGTAACCTGGCGGTTTAACGGTAAAATGAAATACCCCATGAACATAATGTTGCTGTTCATGAACATGGACAAGATGCTGGGTAAAGACCTGGAAGCAAGCCTCACCAGCCTGAAGGCCCTCCTCGAAAAATAA